Proteins encoded together in one Anopheles darlingi chromosome 3, idAnoDarlMG_H_01, whole genome shotgun sequence window:
- the LOC125956488 gene encoding serine-rich adhesin for platelets-like isoform X1, producing MSGDCKMVGEESLAMLKGKPWHTFIELSGNRSIFDTEEDDSGEAISVGGEHGQRSAQGSAITGQQSHHPQKQSSFPGSTILAGSGTDWGSIQSRPRGSVMRLDRADMGLYGICPETDPFYAVICDICESVVKPQGLQKHMSNRHHSHYHHAAKLNANGNTSSSTTASGALSSGSTPTLGSAGNGNATATSAGSGNRSIVNDQQLLSGTSYVSSGDKTDYRSSSAAESVSRTDASKLSSSSSSSSASSSFSGPTAGISSSGRSGESDASGTNLDSGLLAVPQPAKVRSSGSGKTKSKNAKSTHSSKSSSGSASYAPSATLSSSFAKASIAAPSSDGGNTINIPLADFGGAIGGGGVPVVLMSNCSVVPDKKATFPIASDGSSGVTTKSLSTKRASKQTSSSSSSSSPSSSSSSSSSYSSSNSSNSTSSSSSHSSSSSSSNSFSSGNAAGQHKFSSEKKSERSRDFDPDRHCGVATPDGKRHCTKPLTSCKAHSLSQRRAVSGRSKHLDKLIAELRTPGVSKEQENISGTSGVFLEAIESSSNSSTSFDATDRRTVATGSSNGGTGVGSGETIVRSKTPSTVSVTDSSAHAGRTSTESMAKLLHAPGHRSASPASHKTGTSGEGKSERSKHKQSSRSSHGGTDRGGSTAGTTGQSHSTNKSSSHHRSGSSSSKHGGQTRDSSSSNVTTVTTAATIVSQPAPPPIVVTSQASQQAMQHQQLLQQPTALPHQQSLLLANAPTDMLTQHYALGESANTVLTDHTATIMMDPGSNLLKLAVSPGSLQSTVETGDGTHQQYSTSTAANVNMMQDQLTVTLPLSVINSMNLSGTNLVNMAHGCGDGSLAPNASSGVLPNTGPTGTTLLTTAVDTVETQHTAEAFIPAELIEQLPLVAANGTDPNTAYRLAATGNAGTGMGGATITTGGVTVDDGGLADLATLPNFNEQINYTLQTVLAQNLQSAEATAELVDSIDDIVPTISLLPSAANPLVIPQLQGELGDSIILTPTQLTTLSQSLVDQHFIDNMTLKSAEMEIGLTVNGPVDIPSKLMLLRKVDEEFIRERQQQQQSALPYQARAGQMLDDMRGIRMWYSALPKPLHVNTFQLRRLAGGFVMNRKLLALRKNLLTEASLLGAGVTGSGSAGGNQQQNNSPSTAAAGRSASGSGDILLSSLSSIGKSKLGGIGEGTGSVVGAGGGTNGTVAGINVVSPMMGSPTGSGGGIGIRSGNTAPVNRGQRRMLIAQPRTNPFAGERSEKPSCLLSNTYFRNLITSMQQQQQPSASNAKEGMTLVDNNSIDRLHSLKRSASTLTTLSNKRLKIINNLHNSTAPPQMLLQGSSCKMKPKVL from the exons ATGAGTGGCGACTGTAAAATGGTTGGTGAAGAAAGTTTGGCTATGCTGAAGGGCAAACCGTGGCACACGTTCATCGAACTGTCGGGTAATAGATCGATCTTTGACA CAGAAGAGGATGATAGTGGTGAGGCTATATCGGTTGGAGGAGAACATGGACAGCGATCGGCACAAGGCAGTGCGATAACGGGGCAGCAATCGCATCACCCGCAGAAGCAATCATCGTTCCCCGGCAGTACCATATTAGCAGGGTCTGGTACGGATTGGGGTAGCATTCAGAGCCGGCCACGTGGAAGCGTGATGCGGTTGGATCGAGCCGATATGGGATTGTACGGAATCTGCCCCGAAACGGACCCATTCTACGCGGTGATCTGTGATATTTGCGAAAGCGTGGTCAAACCTCAGGGATTGCAGAAGCACATGAGTAATCGCCACCATTCCCACTACCATCATGCCGCCAAATTGAATGCCAACGGTAACACGAGCTCTTCCACGACCGCCTCCGGAGCGCTTAGCTCTGGCTCTACTCCTACACTAGGGAGTGCCGGCAACGGGAACGCCACCGCGACTAGTGCCGGTAGCGGTAATCGCAGCATAGTTAATGACCAGCAACTACTATCGGGAACTTCTTATGTTTCCTCGGGAGATAAGACTGATTACCGTAGCAGCAGTGCAGCGGAAAGCGTATCGCGTACAGATGCTAGCAAATTATCGtcctcttcatcgtcatcgtcggcgtcTAGTTCTTTTTCTGGACCAACAGCGGGCATATCATCATCTGGGCGTTCTGGAGAGAGCGATGCGAGTGGCACAAACCTCGATTCTGGATTGCTTGCAGTGCCACAACCTGCCAAAGTCAGAAGTTCCGGAAGTGGCAAGACGAAAAGCAAAAATGCGAAATCAACACACTCGTCCAAATCGTCGTCTGGCTCTGCAAGCTACGCTCCTTCTGCAACGCTTTCATCATCCTTTGCGAAAGCCTCTATTGCTGCCCCATCTTCCGACGGTGGAAATACGATCAACATCCCATTGGCAGACTTCGGTGGCgctatcggtggtggtggtgtaccggTGGTTCTCATGAGTAATTGCTCCGTTGTACCGGATAAGAAGGCAACCTTTCCTATCGCAAGTGATGGAAGCTCTGGAGTTACTACAAAGTCACTATCTACGAAACGGGCTTCCAAACaaacctcttcctcttcctccagctCATCtccatcgtcctcctcgtcctcatcctcttcaTATTCATCCtccaacagtagcaacagcaccagcagcagtagcagtcacTCGAGTAGCAGTAGCTCTAGCAACAGCTTTAGTAGCGGCAACGCTGCTGGTCAGCATAAGTTctcgagcgagaaaaagagtgaaCGGTCGCGGGATTTTGATCCGGATAGACACTGTGGAGTTGCTACACCGGATGGCAAACGGCATTGTACGAAACCGCTGACTTCCTGCAAGGCACATTCACTTTCCCAGCGACGAGCAGTGTCGGGCCGTAGTAAACATCTGGACAAGCTGATTGCCGAACTTCGTACTCCCGGTGTATCGAAGGAACAGGAGAACATATCCGGTACATCCGGAGTTTTTCTTGAggcgatcgaatcgagcagTAATTCCTCCACAAGTTTCGATGCTACCGATCGCCGAACAGTGGCCACTGGATCGAGTAACGGTGGAACCGGTGTTGGTAGTGGAGAAACAATCGTGCGGTCTAAAACGCCTTCAACGGTTTCAGTAACGGATTCGTCAGCACATGCGGGTCGCACTTCGACCGAAAGCATGGCGAAGCTGCTTCATGCGCCCGGTCACAGAAGTGCTAGTCCTGCTTCACATAAAACTGGTACCAGTGGCGAAGGCAAAAGTGAGCgatcgaaacacaaacaatctTCGCGATCTTCTCACGGTGGAACCGATCGCGGTGGATCGACCGCTGGTACCACCGGCCAAAGTCACAGTACGAATAAATCCAGCTCGCATCATCGTTCCGGAAGTTCCTCATCGAAGCATGGTGGACAAACACGTGACTCGTCTTCAAGTAACGTAACCACTGTAACCACGGCAGCAACGATTGTTTCCCagccggcaccaccaccaatagtTGTGACGTCGCAGGCATCGCAGCAAGCTATGCAGCATCaacagttgctgcagcagccgacTGCATTGCCCCATCAACAGTCATTGCTGTTGGCGAATGCGCCTACCGATATGCTTACCCAACATTATGCTCTTGGTGAATCTGCCAATACTGTTTTGACTGACCATACGGCGACGATCATGATGGATCCGGGATCGAACCTACTGAAACTTGCCGTTTCACCTGGATCGTTACAATCGACCGTCGAGACGGGAGATGGGACACACCAGCAGTACTCTACCTCTACTGCTGCGAACGTCAACATGATGCAAGATCAGCTAACAGTCACTCTGCCCTTATCTGTGATAAATTCAATGAACCTTTCCGGTACGAATTTGGTCAACATGGCTCACGGCTGCGGAGACGGTTCGCTAGCTCCTAATGCGTCATCAGGAGTACTTCCGAACACGGGCCCTACCGGGACAACGTTGTTGACCACCGCAGTTGATACTGTCGAAACGCAGCACACTGCCGAGGCCTTTATACCGGCGGAGTTGATTGAGCAGCTTCCTCTGGTAGCGGCTAATGGGACGGATCCGAACACTGCGTACCGGTTGGCAGCAACTGGTAACGCCGGAACGGGTATGGGTGGCGCAACTATTACGACCGGAGGAGTAACCGTAGACGATGGTGGTCTAGCTGATCTGGCCACACTACCGAACTTCAACGAGCAGATCAACTACACACTTCAAACAGTTCTAGCCCAAAACCTGCAGAGCGCTGAAGCGACAGCCGAACTCGTCGACAGCATCGACGATATCGTGCCGACGATAAGCCTGTTACCAAGCGCTGCAAATCCCTTGGTCATACCGCAACTGCAAGGCGAACTAGGGGATTCCATCATTTTGACCCCAACACAATTGACCACCCTATCGCAGTCGCTGGTCGATCAGCATTTCATCGACAATATGACACTGAAATCGGCCGAAATGGAGATCGGACTAACGGTGAATGGACCGGTCGACATACCGTCcaagctgatgctgctacgtAAGGTTGACGAGGAGTTTATACGTGagcgccaacaacagcaacaatcagcCCTTCCGTACCAAGCAAGAGCCGGGCAGATGCTGGACGATATGCGGGGCATTAGAATGTGGTACAGTGCATTACCGAAACCGTTACACGTGAACACCTTTCAGCTTCGTCGTTTGGCTGGGGGTTTTGTGATGAATCGGAAACTGCTCGCCCTTCGTAAGAATCTTTTAACCGAGGCCAGCTTACTGGGGGCTGGTGTTACCGGCAGTGGTTCGGCGGgtggcaaccagcaacagaacAACTCTCCTAGCACAGCAGCCGCTGGTCGTAGCGCATCGGGAAGTGGTGACATCTTGCTGTCGTCGTTATCGTCTATTGGAAAGAGCAAATTGGGTGGAATAGGAGAAGGAACGGGAAGTGTGGTCGGAGCTGGAGGAGGTACGAATGGGACTGTAGCTGGCATTAATGTGGTAAGTCCGATGATGGGAAGTccgaccggttccggtggcggGATCGGTATACGCAGTGGCAATACCGCACCGGTGAACCGTGGGCAGCGCCGCATGCTGATAGCACAGCCTCGTACAAATCCGTTTGCTGGCGAACGTTCAGAGAAACCATCCTGCTTGCTGAGTAACACATATTTCCGCAATTTGATCACTTctatgcagcaacagcagcaaccttcAGCTTCCAATGCCAAAGAAGGAATGACTCTCGTTGACAACAACTCAATCGATCGGTTGCATAGTCTGAAAAGGAGTGCATCCACCCTGACAACGCTGTCGAACAAGCGGCTAAAGATTATCAACAATCTTCACAACTCCACCGCTCCACCACAGATGCTCTTGCAGGGCTCGAGTTGCAAGATGAAACCGAAAGTCTTATAA
- the LOC125956488 gene encoding serine-rich adhesin for platelets-like isoform X2, whose protein sequence is MSGDCKMVGEESLAMLKGKPWHTFIELSGNRSIFDKEDDSGEAISVGGEHGQRSAQGSAITGQQSHHPQKQSSFPGSTILAGSGTDWGSIQSRPRGSVMRLDRADMGLYGICPETDPFYAVICDICESVVKPQGLQKHMSNRHHSHYHHAAKLNANGNTSSSTTASGALSSGSTPTLGSAGNGNATATSAGSGNRSIVNDQQLLSGTSYVSSGDKTDYRSSSAAESVSRTDASKLSSSSSSSSASSSFSGPTAGISSSGRSGESDASGTNLDSGLLAVPQPAKVRSSGSGKTKSKNAKSTHSSKSSSGSASYAPSATLSSSFAKASIAAPSSDGGNTINIPLADFGGAIGGGGVPVVLMSNCSVVPDKKATFPIASDGSSGVTTKSLSTKRASKQTSSSSSSSSPSSSSSSSSSYSSSNSSNSTSSSSSHSSSSSSSNSFSSGNAAGQHKFSSEKKSERSRDFDPDRHCGVATPDGKRHCTKPLTSCKAHSLSQRRAVSGRSKHLDKLIAELRTPGVSKEQENISGTSGVFLEAIESSSNSSTSFDATDRRTVATGSSNGGTGVGSGETIVRSKTPSTVSVTDSSAHAGRTSTESMAKLLHAPGHRSASPASHKTGTSGEGKSERSKHKQSSRSSHGGTDRGGSTAGTTGQSHSTNKSSSHHRSGSSSSKHGGQTRDSSSSNVTTVTTAATIVSQPAPPPIVVTSQASQQAMQHQQLLQQPTALPHQQSLLLANAPTDMLTQHYALGESANTVLTDHTATIMMDPGSNLLKLAVSPGSLQSTVETGDGTHQQYSTSTAANVNMMQDQLTVTLPLSVINSMNLSGTNLVNMAHGCGDGSLAPNASSGVLPNTGPTGTTLLTTAVDTVETQHTAEAFIPAELIEQLPLVAANGTDPNTAYRLAATGNAGTGMGGATITTGGVTVDDGGLADLATLPNFNEQINYTLQTVLAQNLQSAEATAELVDSIDDIVPTISLLPSAANPLVIPQLQGELGDSIILTPTQLTTLSQSLVDQHFIDNMTLKSAEMEIGLTVNGPVDIPSKLMLLRKVDEEFIRERQQQQQSALPYQARAGQMLDDMRGIRMWYSALPKPLHVNTFQLRRLAGGFVMNRKLLALRKNLLTEASLLGAGVTGSGSAGGNQQQNNSPSTAAAGRSASGSGDILLSSLSSIGKSKLGGIGEGTGSVVGAGGGTNGTVAGINVVSPMMGSPTGSGGGIGIRSGNTAPVNRGQRRMLIAQPRTNPFAGERSEKPSCLLSNTYFRNLITSMQQQQQPSASNAKEGMTLVDNNSIDRLHSLKRSASTLTTLSNKRLKIINNLHNSTAPPQMLLQGSSCKMKPKVL, encoded by the exons ATGAGTGGCGACTGTAAAATGGTTGGTGAAGAAAGTTTGGCTATGCTGAAGGGCAAACCGTGGCACACGTTCATCGAACTGTCGGGTAATAGATCGATCTTTGACA AAGAGGATGATAGTGGTGAGGCTATATCGGTTGGAGGAGAACATGGACAGCGATCGGCACAAGGCAGTGCGATAACGGGGCAGCAATCGCATCACCCGCAGAAGCAATCATCGTTCCCCGGCAGTACCATATTAGCAGGGTCTGGTACGGATTGGGGTAGCATTCAGAGCCGGCCACGTGGAAGCGTGATGCGGTTGGATCGAGCCGATATGGGATTGTACGGAATCTGCCCCGAAACGGACCCATTCTACGCGGTGATCTGTGATATTTGCGAAAGCGTGGTCAAACCTCAGGGATTGCAGAAGCACATGAGTAATCGCCACCATTCCCACTACCATCATGCCGCCAAATTGAATGCCAACGGTAACACGAGCTCTTCCACGACCGCCTCCGGAGCGCTTAGCTCTGGCTCTACTCCTACACTAGGGAGTGCCGGCAACGGGAACGCCACCGCGACTAGTGCCGGTAGCGGTAATCGCAGCATAGTTAATGACCAGCAACTACTATCGGGAACTTCTTATGTTTCCTCGGGAGATAAGACTGATTACCGTAGCAGCAGTGCAGCGGAAAGCGTATCGCGTACAGATGCTAGCAAATTATCGtcctcttcatcgtcatcgtcggcgtcTAGTTCTTTTTCTGGACCAACAGCGGGCATATCATCATCTGGGCGTTCTGGAGAGAGCGATGCGAGTGGCACAAACCTCGATTCTGGATTGCTTGCAGTGCCACAACCTGCCAAAGTCAGAAGTTCCGGAAGTGGCAAGACGAAAAGCAAAAATGCGAAATCAACACACTCGTCCAAATCGTCGTCTGGCTCTGCAAGCTACGCTCCTTCTGCAACGCTTTCATCATCCTTTGCGAAAGCCTCTATTGCTGCCCCATCTTCCGACGGTGGAAATACGATCAACATCCCATTGGCAGACTTCGGTGGCgctatcggtggtggtggtgtaccggTGGTTCTCATGAGTAATTGCTCCGTTGTACCGGATAAGAAGGCAACCTTTCCTATCGCAAGTGATGGAAGCTCTGGAGTTACTACAAAGTCACTATCTACGAAACGGGCTTCCAAACaaacctcttcctcttcctccagctCATCtccatcgtcctcctcgtcctcatcctcttcaTATTCATCCtccaacagtagcaacagcaccagcagcagtagcagtcacTCGAGTAGCAGTAGCTCTAGCAACAGCTTTAGTAGCGGCAACGCTGCTGGTCAGCATAAGTTctcgagcgagaaaaagagtgaaCGGTCGCGGGATTTTGATCCGGATAGACACTGTGGAGTTGCTACACCGGATGGCAAACGGCATTGTACGAAACCGCTGACTTCCTGCAAGGCACATTCACTTTCCCAGCGACGAGCAGTGTCGGGCCGTAGTAAACATCTGGACAAGCTGATTGCCGAACTTCGTACTCCCGGTGTATCGAAGGAACAGGAGAACATATCCGGTACATCCGGAGTTTTTCTTGAggcgatcgaatcgagcagTAATTCCTCCACAAGTTTCGATGCTACCGATCGCCGAACAGTGGCCACTGGATCGAGTAACGGTGGAACCGGTGTTGGTAGTGGAGAAACAATCGTGCGGTCTAAAACGCCTTCAACGGTTTCAGTAACGGATTCGTCAGCACATGCGGGTCGCACTTCGACCGAAAGCATGGCGAAGCTGCTTCATGCGCCCGGTCACAGAAGTGCTAGTCCTGCTTCACATAAAACTGGTACCAGTGGCGAAGGCAAAAGTGAGCgatcgaaacacaaacaatctTCGCGATCTTCTCACGGTGGAACCGATCGCGGTGGATCGACCGCTGGTACCACCGGCCAAAGTCACAGTACGAATAAATCCAGCTCGCATCATCGTTCCGGAAGTTCCTCATCGAAGCATGGTGGACAAACACGTGACTCGTCTTCAAGTAACGTAACCACTGTAACCACGGCAGCAACGATTGTTTCCCagccggcaccaccaccaatagtTGTGACGTCGCAGGCATCGCAGCAAGCTATGCAGCATCaacagttgctgcagcagccgacTGCATTGCCCCATCAACAGTCATTGCTGTTGGCGAATGCGCCTACCGATATGCTTACCCAACATTATGCTCTTGGTGAATCTGCCAATACTGTTTTGACTGACCATACGGCGACGATCATGATGGATCCGGGATCGAACCTACTGAAACTTGCCGTTTCACCTGGATCGTTACAATCGACCGTCGAGACGGGAGATGGGACACACCAGCAGTACTCTACCTCTACTGCTGCGAACGTCAACATGATGCAAGATCAGCTAACAGTCACTCTGCCCTTATCTGTGATAAATTCAATGAACCTTTCCGGTACGAATTTGGTCAACATGGCTCACGGCTGCGGAGACGGTTCGCTAGCTCCTAATGCGTCATCAGGAGTACTTCCGAACACGGGCCCTACCGGGACAACGTTGTTGACCACCGCAGTTGATACTGTCGAAACGCAGCACACTGCCGAGGCCTTTATACCGGCGGAGTTGATTGAGCAGCTTCCTCTGGTAGCGGCTAATGGGACGGATCCGAACACTGCGTACCGGTTGGCAGCAACTGGTAACGCCGGAACGGGTATGGGTGGCGCAACTATTACGACCGGAGGAGTAACCGTAGACGATGGTGGTCTAGCTGATCTGGCCACACTACCGAACTTCAACGAGCAGATCAACTACACACTTCAAACAGTTCTAGCCCAAAACCTGCAGAGCGCTGAAGCGACAGCCGAACTCGTCGACAGCATCGACGATATCGTGCCGACGATAAGCCTGTTACCAAGCGCTGCAAATCCCTTGGTCATACCGCAACTGCAAGGCGAACTAGGGGATTCCATCATTTTGACCCCAACACAATTGACCACCCTATCGCAGTCGCTGGTCGATCAGCATTTCATCGACAATATGACACTGAAATCGGCCGAAATGGAGATCGGACTAACGGTGAATGGACCGGTCGACATACCGTCcaagctgatgctgctacgtAAGGTTGACGAGGAGTTTATACGTGagcgccaacaacagcaacaatcagcCCTTCCGTACCAAGCAAGAGCCGGGCAGATGCTGGACGATATGCGGGGCATTAGAATGTGGTACAGTGCATTACCGAAACCGTTACACGTGAACACCTTTCAGCTTCGTCGTTTGGCTGGGGGTTTTGTGATGAATCGGAAACTGCTCGCCCTTCGTAAGAATCTTTTAACCGAGGCCAGCTTACTGGGGGCTGGTGTTACCGGCAGTGGTTCGGCGGgtggcaaccagcaacagaacAACTCTCCTAGCACAGCAGCCGCTGGTCGTAGCGCATCGGGAAGTGGTGACATCTTGCTGTCGTCGTTATCGTCTATTGGAAAGAGCAAATTGGGTGGAATAGGAGAAGGAACGGGAAGTGTGGTCGGAGCTGGAGGAGGTACGAATGGGACTGTAGCTGGCATTAATGTGGTAAGTCCGATGATGGGAAGTccgaccggttccggtggcggGATCGGTATACGCAGTGGCAATACCGCACCGGTGAACCGTGGGCAGCGCCGCATGCTGATAGCACAGCCTCGTACAAATCCGTTTGCTGGCGAACGTTCAGAGAAACCATCCTGCTTGCTGAGTAACACATATTTCCGCAATTTGATCACTTctatgcagcaacagcagcaaccttcAGCTTCCAATGCCAAAGAAGGAATGACTCTCGTTGACAACAACTCAATCGATCGGTTGCATAGTCTGAAAAGGAGTGCATCCACCCTGACAACGCTGTCGAACAAGCGGCTAAAGATTATCAACAATCTTCACAACTCCACCGCTCCACCACAGATGCTCTTGCAGGGCTCGAGTTGCAAGATGAAACCGAAAGTCTTATAA
- the LOC125956493 gene encoding telomere length and silencing protein 1 homolog, with translation MSDSDDVPVKIEFKKKSRKPLRQRKPSKSEEEDEPSEQDTDQEVLAKLEETKERQKLRNRRNGVNILSLAVGKKVTIEEEITVKDPFNIKTGGMVNMQALKAGKLKTAVEDPYDTGIGTQFSAETNKRDEDEEMMKYIEEELSKRKGIAQQQDKPIDGESSTKYLSPEEAALLSLPAHLSQTSSLRSEEMLSNQMLSGIPEIDLGIEAKIKNIEATEEAKLKYMQEQQRKKNLPSHFVPSNMAVNFMQHNRYRIDNPAPPKRRYQDDHHRGGQRGDQRNDDRIPKKATDDYHFDKFKKQYRRH, from the exons ATGTCTGATAGTGACGATGTTCCGGTTAAGATTGAGTTCAAAAAGAAGTCCAGGAAACCTCTTCGTCAGCGCAAGCCCtccaaaagcgaggaggaagatgaacCGTCCGAACAAGACACGGATCAAGAAGTTCT GGCCAAACTAGAGGAGACAAAAGAACGGCAAAAGCTACGGAATCGACGGAATGGGGTCAATATTCTGAGCCTCGCAGTAGGAAAGAAAGTGACGATTGAGGAAGAGATTACTGTG AAAGACCCATTCAACATTAAAACCGGCGGCATGGTGAATATGCAAGCGCTGAAAGCAGGAAAACTGAAAACGGCCGTTGAGGATCCGTACGATACAGGAATAGGTACGCAGTTCTCAGCCGAGACGAACAAGCGCGATGAAGACGAGGAAATGATGAA GTATATTGAAGAAGAACTCAGTAAACGAAAAGGTATTGCCCAGCAACAGGATAAACCGATCGATGGCGAATCGTCCACGAAATACCTGAGCCCGGAGGAAGCGGCCCTGCTTTCCCTTCCTGCTCACCTCAGCCAAACCTCCTCCTTGCGCTCGGAGGAAATGCTTTCCAATCAAATGCTCAGCGGTATACCGGAGATTGATCTGGGTATCgaagcaaaaatcaaaaacattgaAGCCACAGAGGAAGCCAAGCTGAAGTACATGCAAGAGCAACAGCGGAAGAAGAATTTGCCATCCCACTTTGTTCCCTCGAACATGGCCGTCAATTTTATGCAGCACAATCGCTATCGAATCGACAATCCTGCACCCCCGAAGCGGCGCTATCAGGACGACCATCATCGGGGTGGACAGCGTGGTGACCAGCGCAACGATGATCGGATTCCAAAGAAAGCCACGGATGATTATCATTTCGACAAGTTTAAAAAGCAGTACCGAAGGCATTAG
- the LOC125956494 gene encoding ribosome biogenesis protein SLX9 homolog: MGKLNKKLLNKPKVATKPSITEAKKVVGPFPIYRSTPVQLNGPEPNSFKIPVPKRRATKKTTRVVKGGDGETRSDDSAEQQEDGLKVKKLRKLAISRLTKKEKKQFKKDEMLKKVELTKAAFKEEKERKQREKTVITGDMRPLLDALPALDSLYQIKSSGKLKTGVPQFDKKAKPKTKKQLKTERLKKSKKEFISRCRSIKKVLKNKEYRKDPKKMIADHIRNTRKEQIALLMGEAGI; encoded by the coding sequence ATGGGGAAATTAAACAAGAAATTACTCAATAAACCGAAAGTTGCCACGAAACCATCGATTACTGAGGCCAAGAAGGTGGTGGGCCCGTTCCCCATCTACAGATCCACACCGGTACAACTGAATGGACCGGAACCAAACAGTTTCAAGATCCCGGTGCCGAAACGTAGGGCGACGAAGAAAACCACGCGGGTCGTAAaaggtggtgatggcgagACCCGTTCCGACGATTCCGCCGAACAGCAGGAGGACGGATTAAAGGTGAAGAAACTGCGCAAACTGGCCATCTCTCGGTTgacgaagaaagagaaaaaacagtTCAAAAAGGATGAGATGTTGAAAAAGGTCGAGCTCACGAAGGCAGCGTtcaaagaggagaaggaacgaAAGCAGCGTGAAAAGACGGTCATTACTGGCGATATGCGGCCACTGCTGGATGCACTTCCTGCGCTAGATTCGCTGTATCAGATCAAATCGTCCGGCAAACTGAAAACGGGAGTGCCTCAATTTGATAAAAAGGCCaagccgaaaacgaaaaagcagCTCAAAACGGAACGATTGAAAAAATCCAAGAAGGAATTCATCTCGCGGTGTCGTTCGATTAAAAAGGTTCTCAAGAATAAGGAGTATCGGAAGGATCCGAAGAAAATGATAGCGGACCATATAAGAAATACGCGCAAAGAACAGATTGCTCTGCTGATGGGGGAAGCCGGTATCTAG
- the LOC125956491 gene encoding uncharacterized protein LOC125956491 — translation MAEPEKSSLLSGSELLQHHTSTYEVNAQFTRLVSTDDLDADRQNDLARMKDDLRRLLAQERVSKSECISEGVWENDNRRVRIIRAEGKWQAFGYEDSSGKYVDSYEALFLMEMNRLFVKWNGVVVSIEQGYSLFLGSHHSSYLTLEEYQVYSLLNRVGYFVLRYDPDRVTYQPEEMDMLSTEERCVWSNLYEMLHQPNPRETFSEKEKHSTMYDTVCKSMLQYKEHIRGPGVPLEVAFSSQTDETYEPTPKKPHLDESDCFALVDRFRRMFQRFDIIRSTTEEEYGRNDGPAPNESVLHLTFELFPSDAQGFKKSLPPLPIARILVRKSSEPMPHLRDLQRVYHSQKIPVPLMLMLVSDSLSVNCFLYDMNPLRRNIIKLPNDSLGQDTQNIASSSGYRDNNGFEMEH, via the exons ATGGCCGAGCCAGAGAAATCGTCGTTATTAAG TGGGAGCGAATTGCTACAGCATCATACATCGACGTACGAAGTGAACGCTCAGTTCACGCGGTTGGTATCGACGGATGATCTGGATGCTGACCGGCAAAATGATCTCGCTCGAATGAAAGACGATCTCCGGCGTCTGCTGGCACAAGAACGAGTAAGTAAATCTGAATGCATCTCGGAAGGTGTATGGGAAAACGATAACCGGCGAGTACGGATCATACGTGCCGAAGGAAAATGGCAAGCGTTTGGATACGAAGACTCGTCTGGAAAGTACGTCGACAGCTACGAGGCGCTGTTCCTAATGGAAATG AACCGGCTCTTCGTGAAATGGAACGGGGTTGTCGTGTCGATCGAGCAAGGCTATAGCTTGTTCCTGGGATCCCATCACAGCAGTTACCTGACGCTTGAGGAGTATCAAGTATACTCCCTGCTGAATCGTGTCGGATACTTCGTGCTTCGATACGATCCCGACCGCGTGACTTACCAGCCAGAGGAAATGGACATGCTATCCACAGAGGAACGATGTGTTTGGAGTAACCTGTACGAAATGCTCCATCAACCAAATCCTCGAGAAACAttcagcgaaaaagaaaagcattcCACAATGTATGATACCGTATGCAAATCAATGCTGCAATATAAGGAACACATTCGTGGTCCTGGCGTGCCGCTTGAAGTGGCCTTTTCTTCACAAACAGATGAAACCTACGAGCCTACACCAAAGAAACCGCATTTGGATGAAAGCGATTGCTTTGCACTGGTCGACCGGTTCCGGCGAATGTTCCAACGATTTGATATCATTCGTAGTACAACTGAAGAAGAATACGGAAGAAACGATGGACCGGCACCGAATGAATCAGTTCTCCATCTCACCTTCGAGCTATTTCCATCTGATGCACAAGGCTTCAAAAAGTCTCTTCCTCCGCTACCGATCGCAAGGATACTTGTGCGAAA GTCCTCGGAGCCGATGCCACATTTAAGAGATTTGCAGAGGGTCTACCATTCGCAAAAGATTCCTGTGCCATTGATGCTTATGCTAGTTTCTGATAGTTTATCTGTAAATTGCTTCCTGTATGACATGAATCCGTTAAGGAGAAATATTATCAAACTGCCGAACGACAGTCTGGGACAAGATACACAAAATATAGCTAGTAGTTCAGGTTATCGTGATAATAACGGCTTTGAGATGGAACATTAA